One genomic window of Nitrospirota bacterium includes the following:
- a CDS encoding holo-ACP synthase — protein MIIGTGTDIVSIKRIKDAEKRWGRRFLDRVYTAGETKYAMLQLYPHPRLAARFAAKEATVKALGTGFTGGITWKDIEVQNKDSGRPEIVLHGKVQDTAGAMGVRKIHLSISHDGDYAVAQVVLEG, from the coding sequence ATGATCATCGGCACAGGAACAGACATCGTTTCCATAAAGCGTATTAAAGATGCAGAAAAGCGATGGGGACGGAGATTTCTGGACAGGGTCTATACTGCAGGTGAAACTAAATATGCAATGCTTCAACTATACCCGCATCCCCGCCTTGCAGCCCGATTTGCCGCAAAGGAGGCAACTGTCAAGGCACTTGGCACTGGCTTCACCGGTGGAATAACCTGGAAGGACATTGAGGTTCAGAACAAAGACAGCGGCAGACCTGAAATAGTTCTGCATGGAAAGGTACAGGATACGGCAGGGGCTATGGGGGTCAGGAAAATTCACCTGAGCATTTCACATGACGGTGATTACGCGGTTGCACAGGTAGTGTTGGAGGGATGA
- a CDS encoding MBOAT family protein gives MLFNSFEFIFLFLPLTLIVYFFLNRHRLTLAAKSWLVFASLFFYSWWNVKYLPLILGSILFNYAIGTNFTRVKESKRKWMLVIGICSNIGLLAVFKYTDFFISDINQLFAAHFELIHIGLPLGISFFTFTQIAYLADSYYARVEEYDLLNYALFVTFFPHLIAGPIIHHREMMPQFVNLKNKLLNNRNLFPGILLFFIGLFKKTSIADVLAQWANNGFDNSVSLTLVEAWVTSLSYTFEIYFDFSGYTDMALGAALMFNIRLPINFNSPYKATSIQDFWRRWHITLSRFLRDYIYIPLGGNREGDYRTYSNMMITFLVGGLWHGAGWTFVLWGLLHGTALIIQKAWQKSGIRLNSVVSWFITFNFVNLTWIFFRANNWHDAVKVLKGMFNLNGAELPNLLLDVLPFLKSFFHGTDALRYVADGTFMGFMEALCFIAVVFTIAVFFTNTNQLSYRQSIFVFSVTFVFSIQNIFFRQIPSEFLYFRF, from the coding sequence ATGCTTTTTAACTCTTTTGAATTTATCTTTCTGTTTTTACCCCTGACCCTGATCGTCTACTTTTTTCTTAACAGACATAGACTGACATTGGCCGCGAAGTCGTGGCTTGTCTTCGCCTCGCTCTTCTTTTACAGCTGGTGGAATGTCAAATACCTCCCCCTGATACTTGGCAGCATCCTGTTCAACTACGCTATAGGCACAAATTTCACAAGAGTAAAAGAGAGTAAAAGAAAATGGATGCTCGTAATAGGGATATGCTCGAACATAGGACTTCTGGCGGTCTTTAAGTACACCGATTTTTTCATATCAGATATAAATCAACTTTTCGCCGCGCACTTCGAGCTGATTCACATCGGCTTACCTCTGGGGATAAGCTTCTTCACTTTCACCCAGATAGCATACCTGGCCGATTCCTATTACGCCAGGGTAGAAGAGTACGACCTGTTAAACTACGCTTTATTTGTAACATTCTTCCCCCACCTCATTGCAGGTCCCATAATCCACCACAGGGAGATGATGCCGCAGTTCGTTAACTTAAAGAATAAGCTTCTTAATAACAGAAACCTGTTCCCCGGTATACTGTTGTTTTTCATCGGCCTGTTCAAAAAAACTTCCATCGCAGACGTCCTGGCGCAATGGGCCAATAATGGCTTTGATAATTCAGTGTCTCTTACGCTTGTAGAGGCCTGGGTTACAAGCCTTTCATACACATTCGAGATATATTTCGACTTCAGTGGTTATACGGACATGGCCCTTGGGGCTGCCCTGATGTTTAATATAAGACTCCCGATAAACTTCAATTCGCCCTACAAGGCTACGTCCATCCAGGACTTCTGGAGAAGATGGCACATCACCTTGAGCAGGTTTCTGCGGGATTACATCTATATACCCCTGGGCGGTAACCGGGAGGGGGACTACAGGACATACTCCAACATGATGATCACTTTTTTGGTAGGCGGGCTTTGGCACGGAGCCGGGTGGACGTTTGTTCTCTGGGGGCTCCTGCACGGTACGGCGCTGATAATCCAAAAGGCCTGGCAGAAGTCCGGAATAAGACTCAACTCTGTTGTCTCATGGTTCATCACATTTAACTTCGTAAATCTGACATGGATATTTTTCAGGGCCAATAACTGGCATGATGCTGTGAAGGTCCTCAAAGGGATGTTTAATCTCAATGGCGCAGAACTTCCAAACCTGCTTTTGGATGTACTGCCTTTTTTGAAGTCTTTCTTCCACGGTACCGACGCTTTAAGGTACGTCGCGGACGGGACTTTTATGGGCTTTATGGAAGCCCTCTGCTTTATCGCAGTAGTGTTCACAATAGCGGTATTTTTTACAAATACCAATCAGCTTTCATACAGGCAATCCATTTTCGTTTTTTCCGTGACCTTTGTCTTCTCGATACAGAATATATTTTTCAGACAGATTCCTTCAGAGTTTTTGTATTTCAGGTTTTAG
- a CDS encoding ABC transporter permease, producing the protein MSLVEFLRIAVASILENRIRAFLTMLGIMIGVGSVILLVSMTAGFREYLVKQFMGIGTNLIIISPGKTETQGMGHPGLEGVQKMTVGDTEALRRHATALEAVSSITAGTADVRYANRERKVMIVGTDQEFTTVINIGIDAGRYFTRDDVDASRRVCAIGYTVKNELFGSRNPLGEIVKIGGSGYRVIGIMEKKGTFMGTDDMDDVVYIPVSSSLGLFNTDKLFGIRAKARSAAMVNLANQQITKILKKRHNDKEDFTILTQRALLSSLDSILNTLSSVLAGIAAISLLVGGIGIMNIMLVTVRERTKEIGIRKAVGATRRDILLQFLVESIMLSLIGGGIGILIAFIGGIIIGLFLPHIPPVVTPWAVALATFFSACVGIFFGVYPAYRAAQMDPITALRYE; encoded by the coding sequence GTGAGCCTTGTTGAATTTCTCAGAATTGCGGTTGCATCCATCCTGGAAAACAGGATACGTGCCTTTCTGACCATGCTTGGCATAATGATCGGCGTAGGCTCTGTAATCCTCCTTGTCTCAATGACTGCCGGATTCAGGGAATATCTGGTCAAACAATTTATGGGCATAGGGACAAACCTGATAATTATAAGTCCTGGCAAGACAGAGACTCAGGGTATGGGACACCCTGGATTGGAAGGCGTTCAGAAGATGACGGTTGGTGATACAGAGGCATTACGCAGGCATGCAACAGCCCTTGAAGCCGTATCTTCTATAACTGCAGGAACGGCAGATGTGAGGTATGCAAACAGGGAAAGAAAGGTAATGATAGTAGGGACTGATCAGGAATTTACAACAGTAATTAATATCGGTATTGACGCCGGAAGGTATTTTACAAGGGATGATGTTGATGCATCCCGCAGGGTCTGTGCAATAGGGTATACCGTAAAGAATGAACTCTTCGGCAGCAGGAATCCGCTTGGTGAGATAGTGAAGATCGGGGGCTCGGGCTACAGGGTCATAGGAATTATGGAGAAGAAGGGGACATTCATGGGTACTGATGACATGGATGATGTTGTATATATCCCTGTATCTTCTTCATTGGGGCTCTTTAACACGGATAAGTTATTTGGCATAAGGGCCAAGGCCCGCAGTGCAGCTATGGTGAACCTGGCAAACCAACAGATAACAAAGATCCTTAAAAAAAGACACAATGATAAAGAAGATTTTACCATTCTTACGCAGCGTGCCCTGCTATCGAGCCTTGACTCGATCCTGAACACCCTTTCATCTGTTCTTGCAGGGATTGCCGCAATTTCATTACTGGTCGGCGGTATAGGGATAATGAATATCATGCTTGTTACGGTTAGAGAGAGGACAAAGGAGATTGGTATAAGAAAGGCGGTCGGAGCAACCAGACGCGACATCCTGCTTCAGTTTCTTGTTGAATCTATCATGTTAAGCCTTATAGGCGGCGGTATCGGCATACTTATAGCATTCATAGGCGGTATCATAATCGGCCTGTTTTTACCCCACATCCCGCCTGTTGTAACACCGTGGGCTGTTGCACTGGCTACTTTTTTTTCTGCATGTGTAGGGATATTCTTTGGCGTGTATCCTGCGTACAGGGCGGCTCAGATGGATCCGATCACAGCATTGCGGTATGAATAA
- the pheT gene encoding phenylalanine--tRNA ligase subunit beta, with product MPTISIKKKDLEHLTGMSFPLHDLEHHLQLVKGELKGYESGTDELKIELSDSNRPDLWCCEGIARQIKGKLTSSWRDYEFFYSDGCDKSGVIIVSEAMNRIRPYVGGFIATGVTVDEEMLVQMIQTQEKISEIFGSKRRRISIGIYNLARITFPVHYKAVGPEDMRFTPLGFDEEMTLQEILEKHPKGQAYGDILKGMREYPVLIDSRGSVLSFPPVINSREVGEVKAGDSELFVEVTGTDIRLVLLVLNILSVNLYDRGARIDMVDVRYPYDTEFGRDISIPCDFAEHISINVNDAERVIGEKLKAEDISNLLDSYGLWVKIDGDMLHVTPPPYRDDIMHPVDLCEDIAISRGYGSFRPVMPSRMTVGALSESEKFSDRIRGYMVGAGFQEIISNILTSREDNLYKMGLGEERVIEVDNIMSLSYSVLRHWILPSLLRAESASSESFYPHRIFEAGEVAVFDETKNLSSKTVVKCAALISHHTANFSEIHSILETLMYYLQMDYRLVPGDHPSFIQGRMGWIHAGGDVIGMIGEIHPKVLTEWEIHSPCSACEIDIDKVLALCQL from the coding sequence ATGCCAACTATAAGTATAAAAAAGAAAGATCTTGAGCATCTCACAGGCATGTCTTTTCCCCTCCATGACCTTGAGCATCACCTTCAGCTTGTAAAGGGTGAACTGAAGGGTTATGAGTCCGGGACTGATGAGCTTAAGATTGAGTTGAGTGACAGCAACAGGCCCGACCTCTGGTGCTGTGAGGGGATTGCACGGCAGATTAAGGGGAAGCTGACCTCCTCATGGAGGGATTATGAATTTTTCTATTCTGACGGTTGTGACAAAAGCGGTGTGATAATAGTATCTGAAGCAATGAACAGGATACGCCCCTATGTAGGTGGTTTTATTGCCACAGGTGTTACTGTTGATGAAGAGATGCTGGTCCAGATGATCCAGACGCAGGAGAAGATATCAGAAATATTCGGCAGCAAGAGGAGGAGGATTTCAATCGGGATATACAACCTTGCCAGGATAACCTTCCCGGTGCACTATAAGGCCGTTGGGCCGGAGGATATGAGATTTACGCCGCTCGGATTTGATGAAGAGATGACTTTGCAGGAAATACTTGAGAAGCACCCCAAGGGCCAGGCTTATGGAGATATATTAAAAGGGATGCGTGAGTACCCCGTACTTATTGACAGCAGGGGGAGTGTACTCTCATTCCCGCCTGTAATCAACAGCAGGGAGGTTGGCGAGGTAAAGGCAGGGGATAGCGAGTTGTTTGTAGAAGTTACCGGCACAGATATCAGGCTGGTGTTGTTGGTCCTGAATATCCTGTCGGTGAACCTCTATGACCGGGGCGCACGGATAGACATGGTTGATGTCAGGTACCCCTATGATACGGAATTCGGCAGGGACATAAGCATCCCGTGTGATTTTGCAGAACACATTTCCATAAATGTTAATGATGCTGAACGGGTAATTGGAGAGAAACTGAAGGCGGAAGACATTTCGAACCTGCTTGACAGCTATGGCCTTTGGGTAAAGATAGATGGTGATATGCTGCATGTTACCCCCCCGCCATACAGGGATGACATCATGCACCCTGTTGACCTGTGCGAAGATATTGCCATAAGCCGGGGGTACGGAAGCTTCAGGCCTGTTATGCCTTCAAGGATGACAGTAGGCGCCCTGTCTGAGAGTGAGAAGTTCTCTGACAGGATCAGGGGATATATGGTTGGTGCAGGATTCCAGGAAATTATCTCGAACATACTGACTTCGAGGGAAGACAATCTATATAAGATGGGGCTTGGTGAAGAGAGGGTCATTGAGGTGGATAATATAATGTCACTCAGCTATTCAGTGCTGAGGCACTGGATCCTGCCGTCTTTGCTGAGGGCTGAGTCAGCAAGCAGTGAGAGCTTCTATCCGCACAGGATATTTGAGGCAGGAGAGGTTGCTGTATTTGATGAGACAAAAAACCTCTCAAGCAAAACAGTTGTAAAGTGCGCTGCCCTGATATCCCATCACACCGCAAATTTCTCCGAGATCCATTCAATCCTCGAAACCCTGATGTACTATCTCCAGATGGATTACAGGCTTGTGCCCGGAGACCACCCCTCCTTTATTCAGGGGAGAATGGGATGGATACATGCAGGCGGGGATGTCATAGGCATGATAGGAGAGATACATCCAAAGGTGCTGACTGAATGGGAAATACATTCGCCATGCAGCGCCTGCGAAATAGACATAGACAAAGTCCTTGCACTTTGCCAGTTATAG
- a CDS encoding ABC transporter ATP-binding protein has product MSSAVLISLENVSKVYGSGTVHVNAIAEINLKIDRGEFVAILGPSGSGKSTLMNIIGCLDRPSAGIYTLDGEDISSLSDERLAHIRNRKIGFVFQMFNLMAKHNALFNVQLPLVYSGVGPDERRDKAARMLNKMGLEGRMHHRPNELSGGECQRVAIARALINEPPILLADEPTGNLDTKTGEEIIALFKKLNQEEGVTVIMVTHNPEIADEARRRIFIRDARIVEDVIHKQ; this is encoded by the coding sequence ATGAGTAGCGCTGTACTTATATCTCTTGAAAATGTCAGTAAGGTCTATGGTTCCGGTACGGTTCACGTTAATGCAATTGCTGAAATTAATCTTAAGATTGACAGGGGTGAGTTTGTTGCTATCCTTGGACCTTCCGGTTCCGGCAAGTCCACCCTGATGAATATTATCGGGTGTCTTGACCGTCCTTCAGCCGGCATTTACACGCTGGATGGTGAGGACATATCCAGCCTCAGTGATGAGAGGCTTGCCCATATCAGGAACAGGAAGATAGGTTTTGTATTCCAGATGTTCAACCTCATGGCAAAACACAATGCGCTTTTCAATGTCCAGCTCCCGCTTGTATATTCGGGCGTGGGACCTGATGAAAGAAGGGATAAGGCTGCACGAATGCTGAATAAGATGGGGCTTGAGGGGCGCATGCATCATCGTCCCAATGAGCTTTCAGGCGGAGAGTGCCAGCGAGTGGCCATTGCAAGGGCTCTGATAAATGAACCGCCTATACTCCTTGCTGATGAACCTACAGGAAACCTTGATACGAAGACAGGTGAGGAGATTATTGCGCTCTTTAAGAAGCTAAACCAGGAGGAAGGTGTCACGGTAATCATGGTTACACATAATCCTGAAATTGCTGATGAGGCGAGGCGGAGGATATTTATCCGTGATGCCAGGATTGTGGAAGATGTTATACACAAGCAATGA
- a CDS encoding phenylalanine--tRNA ligase subunit alpha yields MNAEDLNNIVDSLHPLETKLLFAFVAGKAVDDDNLIKEASIEPSQKDMAIGWLLAKGILTVASETVERSVVLTETGDRYSDIRIPELRIFQSVKENPAYSMSDVKGRDDIEPAEVSSAVGLLKEKGIIRIAAGGRLEMGDAALISEFEDIQRLIDLVKGKSEIRLNELSDDEQTVIEGLHRKRGKSKGIFRINEKTNRTYLLTDNGADIHSAVLQKGNPVGEISQLTPQMLKDGSWEGKSFRKYNISLPPPRVPPGRKHPYREFLDNVKYKFVAMGFEEMRGGLVENEFWNMDALYMPQFHPARDIHDVYYVKEPGLSGEIEEPFRTRVSEAHYSGGGTGSRGWKYHFDIEKAKRLMLRSQGTAVSARTLAGGPKIPGKYFSIARCFRYEQVDATHAQDFFQIEGIVLGDDINFRTLLGLLELFAVEVAKAKEIEFLPAYFPFTEPSVELHVKHPKLGWMELGGAGIFRPEVTIPLGVNVPVIAWGLGLDRMAMVALEIHDIRDLFSGDLDMIRTKRVQWV; encoded by the coding sequence ATGAATGCAGAAGACCTGAATAATATAGTTGACAGCCTGCACCCGCTTGAGACAAAGCTCCTCTTTGCCTTTGTGGCAGGTAAGGCTGTTGATGATGATAACCTGATCAAAGAGGCATCAATAGAGCCGTCGCAAAAAGATATGGCCATAGGGTGGCTGCTTGCAAAGGGCATTCTGACTGTTGCCAGCGAAACCGTGGAACGCTCTGTTGTCCTTACTGAGACAGGGGATAGATATTCGGACATCAGGATACCGGAACTAAGGATCTTTCAGTCTGTGAAGGAAAACCCTGCATACAGCATGTCGGATGTCAAAGGGCGCGATGATATTGAGCCGGCTGAGGTAAGCTCTGCCGTAGGTCTTCTTAAGGAAAAGGGGATAATCAGGATTGCAGCAGGCGGCCGTCTTGAAATGGGCGATGCAGCGTTAATATCAGAGTTTGAGGATATTCAGAGGCTGATAGATCTTGTGAAAGGCAAAAGTGAGATCAGGCTGAATGAGTTGTCTGATGATGAACAGACGGTCATAGAAGGGTTGCACAGAAAGAGGGGGAAGTCCAAGGGGATATTCAGGATCAATGAAAAGACAAACCGTACCTATCTCCTGACAGACAACGGGGCTGATATCCACAGTGCAGTACTGCAGAAGGGGAATCCTGTTGGTGAGATTTCCCAGTTGACTCCACAGATGTTGAAAGACGGCTCGTGGGAAGGTAAGTCATTCAGGAAATACAACATCTCACTGCCGCCGCCGAGGGTACCCCCGGGCAGAAAACATCCTTACAGGGAATTCCTCGACAATGTAAAATACAAGTTTGTTGCAATGGGATTTGAGGAGATGAGGGGGGGACTTGTTGAGAATGAGTTCTGGAATATGGATGCCCTCTATATGCCGCAATTCCATCCTGCAAGGGACATACACGATGTCTATTATGTAAAGGAACCCGGATTATCAGGAGAGATAGAAGAACCATTCCGGACAAGGGTGTCAGAGGCACACTACTCAGGAGGCGGCACAGGCTCACGGGGCTGGAAGTATCACTTTGACATAGAGAAGGCAAAGCGGCTCATGCTGCGGAGTCAGGGAACGGCAGTATCAGCAAGAACCCTTGCCGGCGGCCCGAAGATCCCAGGCAAGTATTTTTCCATAGCAAGATGTTTTAGGTATGAGCAGGTGGATGCCACGCATGCACAGGACTTCTTTCAGATAGAAGGGATAGTCCTTGGCGACGACATCAATTTCCGCACACTGCTCGGACTGCTCGAGCTGTTTGCAGTGGAGGTTGCAAAGGCAAAGGAGATAGAGTTCCTGCCTGCATACTTTCCATTCACCGAGCCGTCAGTGGAGCTTCATGTCAAACATCCGAAGCTCGGCTGGATGGAGCTTGGCGGGGCAGGGATATTCAGACCTGAGGTTACCATTCCGCTCGGTGTTAATGTCCCGGTAATAGCATGGGGGCTCGGCCTCGACAGGATGGCAATGGTGGCGCTGGAGATTCATGACATAAGAGACCTGTTCTCAGGCGACCTTGATATGATCAGGACAAAGCGCGTACAGTGGGTGTAG
- a CDS encoding efflux RND transporter periplasmic adaptor subunit: MTTRTKRLLYIGITVVIIALLAFLYYRRNIIEVHVFVVKKGSIERTITGVSSGSVEPLQRVKLQPLLALKVKEVNFREGDRVRKGDVIVKLDDAESLINLEIRKNALASAEFRLHETEERYRLAKQNFDRAKPLFDEGIMPDSTFDEIKSQLTVTGKEHEIAKNALNEARLGIRLAEEGLEKTNIRAPFNGVISFLNATAGELPEYYLNSQTSMVSQANVATTIETEPFCELIDDSVLKVEVPFDETDVMVIKRDQKVIMTSDASPDKAFYGSVMYVSPVVSKTAEQNRTVDVEINFSRLNQERLPVGASVDAEIILETKRDAVIVPTNAVIERDSVRFVYTIAGGRIKKKSVQTGISGWENIEILEGVAEGDEVITSLDVAGLEEGKRVKVSNEPKAMSRKQ; this comes from the coding sequence ATGACTACACGGACAAAAAGGCTCTTATATATTGGAATCACAGTTGTCATTATCGCCCTGCTTGCCTTCTTATATTATCGCCGCAATATAATTGAAGTTCACGTCTTTGTTGTAAAAAAGGGGTCTATTGAGAGGACGATTACAGGTGTGTCGAGCGGTTCTGTAGAGCCGCTGCAGCGTGTAAAGCTTCAGCCCCTCCTTGCGCTAAAGGTCAAAGAGGTCAATTTCAGGGAAGGTGATCGCGTCAGAAAGGGTGATGTAATAGTTAAACTGGATGATGCGGAGTCACTCATCAATCTTGAAATAAGAAAGAATGCCCTTGCATCTGCAGAGTTCAGGCTGCATGAAACAGAGGAAAGGTACAGGCTGGCAAAGCAGAATTTTGACAGGGCAAAGCCGCTGTTTGATGAGGGAATTATGCCGGACAGCACCTTTGATGAGATAAAGAGCCAGTTAACAGTGACAGGGAAGGAACATGAGATAGCAAAGAATGCCCTGAATGAGGCGAGGCTCGGGATCAGGCTTGCGGAAGAAGGACTTGAAAAGACAAACATCCGGGCACCCTTTAATGGTGTTATATCCTTTCTGAACGCCACTGCAGGAGAACTCCCTGAATATTATCTAAACAGTCAGACAAGCATGGTTTCCCAGGCTAACGTTGCCACGACTATTGAAACAGAGCCGTTCTGTGAGTTGATAGACGACTCGGTTTTAAAGGTTGAAGTCCCTTTTGATGAGACGGATGTTATGGTGATAAAACGCGATCAGAAGGTAATAATGACGAGTGATGCCAGTCCGGATAAGGCATTCTATGGCAGTGTGATGTATGTCTCGCCTGTTGTTTCGAAAACAGCCGAGCAGAACCGCACCGTGGATGTAGAAATTAATTTTAGCCGGTTAAATCAGGAGAGGCTGCCGGTAGGCGCTTCTGTTGATGCAGAGATAATCCTCGAGACTAAGAGGGATGCTGTTATAGTGCCTACAAATGCGGTGATAGAAAGGGATTCAGTCAGATTTGTTTACACCATTGCAGGGGGCAGGATAAAGAAGAAATCTGTTCAGACCGGTATTTCAGGCTGGGAAAATATAGAGATACTTGAAGGTGTTGCAGAAGGGGATGAGGTCATTACTTCACTTGATGTTGCAGGGCTGGAGGAAGGGAAGAGGGTAAAGGTCAGCAATGAGCCGAAGGCAATGAGTCGAAAACAATGA
- a CDS encoding ribulose-phosphate 3-epimerase has product MKEIKIAPSILSADFVQLGEELKKIEDAGADLVHIDVMDGHFVPNITVGPFVVEAVRKATSLPLDVHLMIEGPDDYISAFADAGADIITVHVEAAIHLHRTIQYIREKGKKAGVSLNPSTPLVMAGCVIEDIDLLLIMSVNPGFSGQKFIPFAMEKIREARRMLDKAGSRAYLEVDGGIKLDNIAEVASAGADMFVSGSGVFGTQDYKKTIEEMRKRILR; this is encoded by the coding sequence ATGAAGGAGATAAAAATAGCTCCGTCTATCCTTTCTGCTGATTTTGTGCAATTAGGTGAGGAGCTTAAGAAGATAGAGGATGCAGGGGCTGATCTGGTCCACATAGATGTGATGGACGGACATTTTGTCCCCAATATCACTGTCGGGCCGTTCGTTGTTGAAGCAGTCCGTAAGGCGACGTCGCTGCCGCTCGATGTCCATTTGATGATTGAGGGGCCTGATGACTACATATCTGCATTTGCCGATGCAGGTGCGGACATAATTACTGTGCATGTCGAGGCAGCAATTCATCTGCACAGGACTATCCAGTATATCAGGGAGAAGGGGAAGAAGGCTGGTGTGTCCTTAAATCCTTCAACCCCCCTTGTTATGGCCGGATGCGTAATTGAAGATATTGACCTGCTGCTTATCATGTCGGTCAATCCTGGCTTCAGCGGTCAGAAGTTTATTCCATTTGCCATGGAGAAGATACGGGAGGCAAGGCGGATGCTTGATAAGGCTGGTTCCAGGGCATACCTTGAAGTTGACGGAGGGATAAAACTGGACAATATAGCAGAGGTTGCGTCTGCCGGCGCTGATATGTTTGTATCAGGGTCAGGTGTATTCGGGACTCAGGATTACAAGAAGACAATTGAGGAGATGAGGAAGAGGATTCTCAGATGA